In Equus caballus isolate H_3958 breed thoroughbred chromosome 7, TB-T2T, whole genome shotgun sequence, one DNA window encodes the following:
- the CLNS1A gene encoding methylosome subunit pICln isoform X2 → MSFLKSFPPPGSADGLRQQQSDTEAVLNGKGLGTGTLYIAESRLSWLDGSGLGFSLEYPTISLHAVSRDLNAYPREHLYVMVNAQFEEESKESVADEEEDDSDDDVEPIAEFRFVPNDKSALEAMFTAMCECQALHPDPEDEDSDDYDGEEYDVEAHEQGQGDIPTFYTYEEGLSHLTAEGQATLERLEGMLSQSVSSQYNMAGVRTEDSIRDYEDSAHNCRRELGASSTVE, encoded by the exons ATGAGCTTCCTCAAGAGTTTCCCGCCGCCGGGGTCGGCTGACGGGCTCCGGCAGCAGCAGTCGGATACCGAGGCTGTGCTGAACGGGAAGGGCCTCGGCACCGGCACCCTTTACATCGCCGAGAG CCGCCTGTCTTGGTTAGATGGCTCTGGATTAGGATTCTCACTGGAATACCCCACCATTAGTTTGCATGCAGTGTCCAGGGACCTAAATGCCTATCCACGAGAGCATTTGTATGTTATGGTGAATGCCCAATTTGAAG AAGAATCAAAAGAATCTGTTGCTGATGAAGAAGAGGACgacagtgatgatgatgttgaACCTATTGCCGAATTTAGATTTGTGCCTAATGATAAATCAGCAT tggAGGCAATGTTCACTGCAATGTGTGAATGCCAGGCTTTACATCCAGATCCTGAAGATGAAGATTCAGATGATTACGATGGAGAAGAATATGATGTGGAAGCACATG aaCAAGGGCAGGGAGACATCCCTACATTTTATACCTATGAAGAAGGATTATCTCACTTAACAGCAGAAGGCCAAGCCACATTGGAGAGATTAGAAGGAATGCTTTCTCAGTCTGTGAGCAGCCAATATAACATGGCTGGAGTCCGGACAGAAGATTCAATAAGAGATTATGAAG attctgCTCATAACTGTAGGAGAGAACTTGGTGCCTCTTCCACTGTGGAGTGA
- the CLNS1A gene encoding methylosome subunit pICln isoform X1, which produces MSFLKSFPPPGSADGLRQQQSDTEAVLNGKGLGTGTLYIAESRLSWLDGSGLGFSLEYPTISLHAVSRDLNAYPREHLYVMVNAQFEEESKESVADEEEDDSDDDVEPIAEFRFVPNDKSALEAMFTAMCECQALHPDPEDEDSDDYDGEEYDVEAHEQGQGDIPTFYTYEEGLSHLTAEGQATLERLEGMLSQSVSSQYNMAGVRTEDSIRDYEDGMEVDTIPTVAGQFEDADVDH; this is translated from the exons ATGAGCTTCCTCAAGAGTTTCCCGCCGCCGGGGTCGGCTGACGGGCTCCGGCAGCAGCAGTCGGATACCGAGGCTGTGCTGAACGGGAAGGGCCTCGGCACCGGCACCCTTTACATCGCCGAGAG CCGCCTGTCTTGGTTAGATGGCTCTGGATTAGGATTCTCACTGGAATACCCCACCATTAGTTTGCATGCAGTGTCCAGGGACCTAAATGCCTATCCACGAGAGCATTTGTATGTTATGGTGAATGCCCAATTTGAAG AAGAATCAAAAGAATCTGTTGCTGATGAAGAAGAGGACgacagtgatgatgatgttgaACCTATTGCCGAATTTAGATTTGTGCCTAATGATAAATCAGCAT tggAGGCAATGTTCACTGCAATGTGTGAATGCCAGGCTTTACATCCAGATCCTGAAGATGAAGATTCAGATGATTACGATGGAGAAGAATATGATGTGGAAGCACATG aaCAAGGGCAGGGAGACATCCCTACATTTTATACCTATGAAGAAGGATTATCTCACTTAACAGCAGAAGGCCAAGCCACATTGGAGAGATTAGAAGGAATGCTTTCTCAGTCTGTGAGCAGCCAATATAACATGGCTGGAGTCCGGACAGAAGATTCAATAAGAGATTATGAAG ATGGGATGGAGGTAGATACTATACCAACAGTTGCTGGGCAGTTTGAAGATGCAGATGTTGACCACTGA